One window of the Xenopus tropicalis strain Nigerian chromosome 10, UCB_Xtro_10.0, whole genome shotgun sequence genome contains the following:
- the LOC116407961 gene encoding uncharacterized protein LOC116407961: MPRTKEISEHLRQTVIDAHQAGKGYKTISKELELHRSTVRHIVHKWRQFHTVVSRPRSGRPTKITPKARQVILQEIVKDPGLTSKELKASLALANVNVHDSTIRRTLTNIRMHGCVAKRKKLPPKRNIVPCLQFAENHVDTSEVCWKRVLRADETKRKQFKFLEAEVQE, from the coding sequence ATGCCTCGAACAAAAGAGATTTCTGAACACCTCCGCCAAACTGTTATTGATGCTCACCAGGCTGGGAAAGGCTACAAAACTATTTCTAAAGAGTTGGAACTCCACCGCTCCACTGTCAGGCATATTGTGCACAAATGGAGGCAATTCCATACCGTTGTTTCCCGCCCCAGGAGTGGACGGCCAACAAAGATCACACCAAAAGCAAGACAAGTAATACTCCAGGAAATCGTAAAGGACCCAGGGCTAACATCTAAGGAACTAAAGGCCTCTCTTGCATTGGCCAATGTCAatgttcatgactccaccatcaggagaacactgaccAACATTCGTATGCATGGCTGCGTTGCAAAGAGAAAGAAGCTACCACCCAAAAGGAACATTGTTCCCTGTCTACAATTTGCCGAAAACCATGTGGATACGTCAGAAGTCTGTTGGAAGAGAGTTCTGAGGGCGGATGAGACCAAAAGAAAGCAATTCAAATTCCTTGAAGCTGAAGTGCAGGAATAA